A window of Adhaeribacter arboris genomic DNA:
CTGACGAACCGTCTGTTTCTGGCTCTGATGCAAGTATTCACGCCTTCTATGTTTTTAGTGTAAGCTTTTCCTATCGTGTGCTTTGTCGGGGGGATTACCTGAGCAAACGCTTTCCAATGATCAGTACAATATTGTTCTATTTCCACTCCTTTTAGCTTTTTGAGTAGCTGGCGTACTGTTTTAGCGCTTCGGCCGCCACAACTATAAGCCAGTACTTCATCTGTTTGGGGACAGTAAGCATACAACAACCAGTATTTTCCTTTCTTGCGCTTTCCGACAAAGCTCCAGACTTCATCGATCTGTACGGATCTATAATGCTTTTGGGTTGGTTGAATCTTAAGGGCATTCCCCTGTCGGCACAAGTTGCTTAGCACACACTTTCTACTCACTTCCAGCAACTTTTCAATGTCACGAACACCATTATTTCTTTCCAGAAGACGCCGTATCAACCGCTTGGTAGTCGGATCCGCTCCTCTATAGCGATATATTGGCTGAAATTGCTTCTGGCAATTACGACATAGAAGGTTCTGAGAACCATTCTTTTTCTTGCCATTTTTTACTACCTTGCTGCTCTGGCAGTGGGGACAGTTTATTTTGATCTGAACTTCGAACATTCCATCATCTTAAACACTTCACTGCCTCTTTTTATCCCATCATACTTTCTTTACCACTACCCCATTTTTTAACTTTCCACTTAACATTATTTCTATTGACGAGAATAAATTTACTGCAATGGCGCGGATTTCAGTCCGTGCCTTTCCAAATAAAACAAGAAAAAGATTTCGTTGGTAGAAATAACCTAGGTAAGTCATAGCGGTAAATCTGGCCATAATTGATTAAGCAGTAGTTATTAGCAACTGACACCAGTTTGGTTCTAGAGGACCTTTTAGCGTTCCGGTGCTGCAAGCAGCATGGCGCAACGGAGTGAGCCAAGGTTCGCTAAACCGTCCGAGAGAGCCAAACGAGGCCCGCCGGCCAGGAGGCAAACTGGTTACCGTTCCACCGCAATAGCACCTTAGAATGGAGACGGGAACCGGCTCCACTAAATAATAGCAACGTATTTTAAAATCAGCTAAAAAATTATTTACCTTCTTTTAACCCATAGAATAACTATTCCAAA
This region includes:
- a CDS encoding IS1 family transposase, translated to MFEVQIKINCPHCQSSKVVKNGKKKNGSQNLLCRNCQKQFQPIYRYRGADPTTKRLIRRLLERNNGVRDIEKLLEVSRKCVLSNLCRQGNALKIQPTQKHYRSVQIDEVWSFVGKRKKGKYWLLYAYCPQTDEVLAYSCGGRSAKTVRQLLKKLKGVEIEQYCTDHWKAFAQVIPPTKHTIGKAYTKNIEGVNTCIRARNRRFVRKTTCFSKKKENHLASLNLMFDYRNRHKAKHHTL